The following are encoded together in the Nocardia sp. XZ_19_385 genome:
- a CDS encoding HAMP domain-containing sensor histidine kinase yields the protein MTRWWRTLRVQLAVLGCVAIYLPVVLLSAVSLLTVDESIVTDAGVEVATTTSSRPPWVLLTALALAPVAAGIAWWWAGRAVRPIERVRAVAQEIEAADLGRRIGLRSGPAELVSLAAAFDAMLDRLEQAADAQRRLVEETSHELRTPLSVLAMNADVVLAHPEPTPELYRAGLVRSRAAAQRMLGSIEQLLADARGRARVLDRRPADLAATTREVVAECHLPASAKSIELHCDIPDSVPAAVDEPTLRRAIANLVDNAVKYAPPGSRVEIVLETGTSGATVVVTDHGPGIPADHQPHIFDRFWRGRQDPDGAGLGLPIARQVALAHHGTLTVRSPGAAGDGAEFRLHLPCWSPGSQ from the coding sequence GTGACCCGCTGGTGGCGGACCCTGCGGGTGCAACTCGCGGTCCTCGGCTGCGTGGCGATCTATCTGCCGGTAGTCCTGTTGTCCGCGGTCAGCCTGCTGACTGTGGACGAGTCCATCGTGACCGACGCCGGCGTCGAGGTGGCGACGACGACCAGCAGCCGGCCGCCATGGGTGTTGCTGACCGCGCTCGCCCTGGCCCCCGTCGCGGCGGGTATCGCCTGGTGGTGGGCCGGGCGGGCGGTGCGGCCGATCGAGCGGGTCCGGGCGGTGGCCCAGGAGATCGAGGCCGCGGACCTCGGCCGCCGGATCGGTCTGCGGAGCGGGCCCGCCGAGCTGGTGTCGCTGGCCGCGGCCTTCGACGCCATGCTCGACCGGCTGGAACAGGCCGCCGATGCCCAGCGCCGCCTGGTCGAGGAGACCAGCCACGAGCTCCGCACTCCCTTGTCGGTGCTGGCGATGAATGCCGATGTCGTGCTGGCACATCCGGAGCCGACACCCGAGCTCTACCGGGCGGGGCTGGTGCGGTCGCGGGCTGCCGCGCAACGCATGCTCGGCTCGATCGAGCAGTTGCTCGCCGATGCGCGCGGCCGGGCGCGCGTACTCGATCGGCGACCCGCCGACCTCGCCGCGACAACCCGCGAGGTGGTGGCCGAGTGCCACTTGCCCGCGTCCGCCAAATCCATCGAATTACACTGCGACATACCGGACTCCGTACCCGCCGCGGTCGACGAGCCCACGCTCCGGCGCGCGATCGCCAACCTGGTCGACAACGCGGTGAAGTACGCACCGCCGGGCTCCCGCGTCGAAATCGTCCTCGAGACAGGCACTTCCGGCGCGACGGTGGTGGTCACCGACCATGGTCCCGGCATTCCCGCCGACCACCAACCGCACATCTTCGACCGCTTCTGGCGCGGCCGCCAAGACCCGGACGGCGCCGGTCTCGGCCTCCCGATCGCGCGCCAAGTCGCCCTCGCCCACCATGGAACCCTGACCGTCCGATCGCCCGGCGCAGCAGGCGACGGCGCCGAGTTCCGCCTCCACCTGCCCTGCTGGTCGCCGGGTAGTCAGTGA
- a CDS encoding serine/threonine protein phosphatase: protein MTAVRCDRHRELSAFLASRSDIQLAELLHTTSSSSVGVGGGSSVVEVDGVPVFAKAIPLTDRELAHPSSTANLFELPVFCQYGISGPSFNAWRELAANIVVTDAVLAGETQSFPMLYHWRVLPGRSPIAAEHSDIDRVVAAQGGCAAVRARLEALAAAASSLVLFCEYIPYSMPEWLRENPADKATAVARQLSEIVAFLDERQLLHMDGHFGNIRSDGERIYLSDFGLVTSPHFDLSTAERVFAERHASHDADERLLLEIVRRRRPRRISGRCRPDWRCSMTTGR, encoded by the coding sequence ATGACAGCTGTCAGGTGCGACCGCCATCGGGAACTCTCGGCATTCCTGGCCTCCCGCAGCGACATTCAGCTCGCTGAGCTCCTGCACACGACGTCGTCCAGCAGCGTGGGGGTGGGTGGCGGCTCGTCGGTCGTCGAGGTCGACGGCGTGCCGGTATTCGCCAAAGCTATTCCGTTGACCGATCGAGAGCTCGCCCACCCGAGCTCCACCGCGAACCTGTTCGAGCTGCCGGTGTTCTGCCAGTACGGGATCAGTGGCCCGAGCTTCAACGCATGGCGCGAACTGGCGGCGAACATCGTCGTCACCGACGCTGTACTAGCCGGGGAGACACAGTCGTTCCCGATGCTCTACCACTGGCGGGTTCTGCCCGGCCGGTCGCCGATCGCAGCCGAACACTCCGATATCGACCGGGTGGTGGCCGCCCAGGGCGGCTGCGCGGCCGTGCGTGCTCGTCTGGAGGCGCTGGCTGCTGCAGCGTCGAGCCTCGTGCTGTTCTGCGAATACATCCCGTACTCGATGCCGGAGTGGCTGCGCGAGAACCCGGCGGACAAGGCCACCGCAGTCGCGCGGCAGCTTTCCGAGATCGTGGCGTTCCTCGACGAACGGCAGCTGCTGCACATGGACGGACACTTCGGCAACATCCGCAGCGATGGGGAGCGGATCTACCTCAGCGACTTCGGGCTGGTTACCTCGCCGCATTTCGACCTGTCGACCGCCGAGCGAGTGTTCGCTGAACGCCACGCCAGTCATGATGCCGATGAACGCCTTCTACTGGAAATTGTTCGACGGCGACGTCCACGCCGAATATCCGGTCGGTGCAGGCCGGACTGGAGGTGTTCGATGACAACCGGCCGGTAG
- a CDS encoding response regulator transcription factor — MRILLVEDDAELAQLLALGLRNESYAVDLAGTYATADMLLRTNDFDVACFDLGLPDGDGLELVRRLGTDPELRRPVRTLILTARDAVADRVAGLDAGADDYLVKPFDFAELTARLRALARRKDMHDATLRVGDLTMDLAAHRVWRAGRELRLTARELSLLRYFMHHAGEVLSAEQLLEHVWDANADPFTTSVRVILYRLRRKLGDPLPIVTIPGAGYRLVTP; from the coding sequence ATGCGCATTCTGCTGGTGGAAGACGACGCCGAGCTCGCGCAGCTGCTCGCGCTCGGCCTCCGCAACGAGTCGTACGCGGTCGACCTCGCCGGCACCTACGCCACGGCGGATATGTTATTGCGCACCAACGATTTCGACGTCGCCTGTTTCGACCTGGGCCTGCCCGACGGCGACGGGCTCGAACTCGTCCGCCGGCTCGGCACCGACCCCGAACTACGCCGCCCCGTGCGAACGCTGATACTCACCGCGCGCGACGCGGTCGCCGACCGGGTGGCCGGATTGGATGCGGGCGCGGACGACTACCTGGTCAAGCCGTTCGACTTCGCGGAGCTGACGGCTCGGCTGCGCGCGCTGGCCCGCCGCAAGGACATGCACGACGCCACGTTGCGCGTCGGCGACCTCACCATGGACCTCGCCGCGCACCGTGTGTGGCGCGCCGGGCGGGAACTGCGCCTGACCGCACGCGAGCTGTCGCTGCTGCGCTATTTCATGCACCACGCCGGGGAGGTGCTGTCAGCCGAGCAACTGCTCGAACATGTCTGGGACGCGAACGCCGACCCGTTCACCACGTCGGTTCGGGTGATCCTCTACCGCTTGCGCCGCAAGCTCGGTGATCCGCTGCCGATCGTCACCATCCCCGGCGCGGGCTACCGGCTGGTGACCCCGTGA
- a CDS encoding serine hydrolase has protein sequence MNRLLAVLVGATVLGAVACTSDVDQPGAPYAASVERCEPALAEGLDRWAAAGFSGSIAYLVEGATVCAAGYRLADRDAEVPNVSDTVFSIGSVTKAFTAAAALDLVSRGELGLDVTAGELLSELRGPAARVTVRQLLLHTGGLTGSHGQDYSPLDREAAIRALGGLESAFEPGSAFLYSNAGYTLLALLVEEASGTGYREYVTSRLLNVPGGPVAAGFWNGEPAAPGPRAVGYQEDGSPGEGSDFGGPHWAIEGNGGLAMSTAELARWAGELFAGQVLGPPATAMLTSLRFERGDGVAEIPGWVAFGPDRYGEPVYATAGGGGTGHNVTVVVLPESRRVLAISSNTADVSAEELLAAVGPAVVAGAPIPVPRTGGAVDPAAVAAITGTYRLDGGATFGVAAQQDRLAVSATGAEAVAVLFPLPEGYEAQEVAAHEAAVHALLSAPKTAAGQAEREQVVRIVGPIDRVTLAGTIIRDGELRTYVEVGSGGSSRLFWYALDEAGGVDAAELDTAPPTVLLRTAGAAYRPDDPAGRGPAPTVRFEADIMTIESPAGQRTAVRVR, from the coding sequence GTGAATCGACTACTGGCGGTACTCGTCGGCGCAACCGTTCTCGGCGCTGTCGCCTGCACCTCCGATGTGGACCAGCCCGGCGCTCCGTACGCGGCATCGGTCGAGCGTTGCGAGCCCGCTTTGGCGGAGGGGTTGGACCGATGGGCGGCAGCAGGTTTCAGTGGCTCGATCGCCTACCTGGTCGAGGGCGCGACCGTGTGCGCGGCCGGGTACCGTCTGGCCGATCGAGATGCCGAGGTGCCCAACGTTTCCGACACAGTTTTCAGTATCGGATCGGTGACCAAGGCGTTCACCGCCGCCGCGGCGCTCGACCTGGTCAGCCGCGGCGAGCTGGGGCTCGATGTCACTGCGGGCGAGCTACTTTCGGAGCTACGCGGCCCGGCGGCGCGAGTGACGGTGCGGCAGTTGCTGTTACATACCGGCGGACTCACGGGATCCCATGGCCAGGACTATTCGCCACTCGACCGCGAGGCCGCGATCCGCGCGCTCGGCGGTCTCGAGTCGGCCTTCGAGCCAGGTTCGGCGTTCCTCTACTCCAACGCGGGCTACACGCTGCTGGCCCTGCTCGTCGAGGAGGCGTCCGGTACCGGCTATCGGGAATACGTGACATCGCGATTGCTGAACGTCCCGGGCGGCCCGGTCGCGGCGGGTTTCTGGAACGGCGAGCCCGCCGCGCCCGGACCCCGGGCCGTCGGCTACCAGGAGGACGGATCACCCGGCGAGGGCAGCGATTTCGGCGGACCGCACTGGGCGATCGAAGGAAACGGCGGGCTGGCGATGTCGACGGCGGAGCTGGCGCGCTGGGCGGGGGAACTGTTCGCCGGGCAGGTGCTCGGCCCACCGGCGACCGCGATGCTCACCTCGCTACGTTTCGAGCGCGGCGACGGTGTCGCGGAGATCCCGGGGTGGGTGGCGTTCGGCCCGGACCGCTACGGCGAACCTGTCTACGCGACGGCGGGTGGCGGCGGCACCGGGCACAACGTCACCGTCGTGGTGCTGCCCGAGAGCCGCCGGGTGCTGGCGATCAGCTCCAACACCGCCGACGTGAGCGCGGAGGAATTGCTGGCGGCAGTCGGTCCGGCGGTCGTCGCGGGTGCACCGATACCTGTGCCGCGCACCGGTGGTGCCGTCGATCCCGCGGCCGTCGCCGCGATCACCGGCACCTATCGGCTCGACGGCGGTGCGACATTCGGTGTCGCGGCGCAGCAGGATCGGCTGGCCGTCAGCGCGACCGGCGCCGAGGCCGTCGCGGTCCTGTTTCCGCTGCCGGAAGGATACGAAGCCCAGGAGGTCGCTGCTCACGAAGCGGCGGTGCACGCTTTGCTGTCGGCGCCGAAAACCGCTGCGGGACAGGCCGAGCGCGAGCAGGTGGTGCGGATCGTGGGCCCGATCGACCGGGTAACTCTGGCGGGCACCATCATTCGGGACGGTGAGCTGCGCACCTACGTCGAGGTCGGTTCCGGCGGCTCGTCACGGCTGTTCTGGTACGCCCTCGACGAGGCGGGCGGGGTCGACGCGGCCGAACTCGATACCGCACCGCCGACCGTGCTCTTGCGCACCGCCGGTGCGGCTTATCGACCCGACGACCCTGCCGGGCGCGGCCCGGCGCCGACCGTGCGATTCGAGGCCGACATCATGACAATCGAGAGCCCCGCCGGACAGCGCACCGCCGTGCGCGTGCGCTGA
- a CDS encoding ABC transporter permease, with protein MHLWSYIRGRGELLTFLTYQHASLALQTVLVGTIVAVVVAVAVYRLPLLSSLTLTSSRVALTIPSLALLALLLVPFGLGVVPSFLMLAFFATLPVIGNAIVGLRSVPASVIESARGIGLSRWRILCTIELPIAWPVILTGIRVSTQMVVGVAAIVAYVLGPGLGSLIFNGLSRLGGANALEMALTGTILIVAIALVFDALLVLLGRLTIAKGLS; from the coding sequence GTGCATTTGTGGAGCTATATCCGGGGGCGGGGCGAGCTGCTGACGTTCCTGACCTATCAGCACGCGTCGCTGGCGTTGCAGACGGTACTGGTCGGGACGATCGTCGCCGTGGTGGTGGCGGTGGCGGTCTATCGGCTGCCGCTGCTGTCCTCGCTCACGCTGACTTCCAGCCGGGTGGCTTTGACGATTCCCTCGCTGGCACTGCTGGCACTGCTGCTGGTCCCGTTCGGGCTCGGCGTGGTGCCCTCGTTCCTCATGCTGGCGTTCTTCGCGACCTTGCCGGTGATCGGTAACGCGATCGTGGGATTGCGTTCGGTGCCGGCCTCGGTCATCGAGTCCGCGCGCGGTATCGGGCTGTCCCGGTGGCGGATTCTGTGCACCATCGAATTGCCGATCGCCTGGCCGGTGATCCTTACCGGCATCCGGGTCTCGACCCAGATGGTGGTCGGCGTCGCCGCCATCGTCGCCTACGTCCTGGGCCCTGGTCTGGGATCGCTGATCTTCAACGGCCTGTCCCGGCTCGGCGGCGCGAACGCCCTCGAAATGGCGCTGACCGGAACCATTCTCATCGTCGCGATCGCGTTGGTGTTCGACGCGCTCCTCGTCCTGCTGGGACGCCTCACCATCGCGAAGGGACTGTCATGA
- a CDS encoding glycine betaine ABC transporter substrate-binding protein, producing the protein MRSIRAGSIALLVVTLLAGCGLVSSSGTFHDSSLPDGARPLDGAKLVVTSKSFTEGVLLGKITATYLAAAGAEVTDLTGAPGSASSRQAQLNGDADILWEYTGTGWVNYHNQTETIVDPHELWQRVHDIEKRDNNLEWLPPANFNDTYAFAASTPTAQRLQVKSLSDVAALPVADRTFCVDDEFFSRSDGFLPMLVKYGMPYNDPNGLPAANVTRMDAGVVYPATAKSAPCNFGMVYTTDGRVKNLGLSVLDDDKKFFLPYSGTAVVRGAIIEEYPQLRALLGTISERLTDQLMQDLNGRVDIDGEDPSDVAYDWLRGEKLVG; encoded by the coding sequence ATGAGGTCGATACGGGCCGGATCGATTGCGCTACTGGTAGTTACGCTGCTCGCCGGGTGCGGGCTGGTGAGCTCATCGGGCACGTTCCACGACTCGAGCCTCCCGGACGGTGCGCGGCCGCTGGACGGCGCGAAGCTGGTCGTCACCTCCAAGAGCTTCACCGAGGGCGTGCTGCTCGGCAAGATCACCGCGACCTACCTGGCCGCGGCCGGCGCCGAGGTCACCGACCTGACCGGGGCGCCCGGATCGGCGTCCTCGCGGCAGGCCCAGCTCAACGGTGACGCCGACATCCTGTGGGAGTACACGGGCACCGGCTGGGTGAACTACCACAACCAGACCGAGACGATCGTGGACCCGCACGAGCTGTGGCAGCGAGTGCACGACATCGAGAAGCGCGACAACAACCTGGAGTGGCTGCCCCCGGCGAACTTCAACGACACCTATGCTTTCGCCGCGTCCACCCCGACCGCGCAACGCCTGCAGGTGAAGTCGCTGTCGGATGTCGCCGCGCTGCCCGTCGCCGACCGCACCTTCTGCGTCGACGACGAATTCTTCAGCCGCTCGGACGGTTTCCTGCCGATGCTGGTGAAATACGGTATGCCGTACAACGATCCGAACGGCCTGCCCGCGGCCAACGTCACCCGGATGGACGCCGGCGTCGTCTACCCGGCGACGGCCAAGAGCGCGCCCTGCAACTTCGGCATGGTGTACACCACCGACGGCCGGGTCAAGAACCTCGGCCTGTCGGTCCTGGACGACGACAAGAAGTTCTTCCTCCCCTACAGCGGCACCGCCGTCGTCCGCGGCGCGATCATCGAGGAGTACCCCCAGCTTCGCGCCCTGCTCGGCACCATCTCCGAGCGCCTGACCGACCAGCTCATGCAGGACCTCAACGGCCGCGTCGACATCGACGGCGAAGACCCCTCCGACGTCGCCTACGACTGGCTCCGGGGCGAAAAGCTGGTCGGCTAG
- a CDS encoding DUF3558 domain-containing protein, protein MRKRIRDWNRSIGVVGLALAAAATGCQTSGTATPAPPPTVVGPSDTPPPTPPWTLAQLIYHPCNVLGPSDIDRFGFAGPGRLAGSQPNNYCQWLTLPTAAHPIKMYFQPDPWHTYKDIENLRRGEENFRTVTLAGQPAFLVDDRSESGHRNCKIWGAVASGGLFAFEFAADPGAPDDLCARATEIATVIADRLQ, encoded by the coding sequence ATGCGAAAGCGCATTCGGGACTGGAATCGCAGTATCGGGGTAGTGGGTCTGGCCCTCGCGGCCGCGGCGACCGGATGTCAAACATCGGGGACCGCGACGCCCGCGCCGCCGCCGACGGTCGTCGGGCCCAGCGACACGCCCCCGCCTACCCCGCCGTGGACTTTGGCTCAGTTGATCTATCACCCTTGTAATGTGCTGGGGCCCAGTGACATCGACCGATTCGGGTTCGCCGGCCCCGGCCGACTCGCCGGCTCACAACCCAACAATTACTGCCAGTGGCTCACCCTGCCCACGGCCGCCCACCCGATCAAGATGTACTTCCAGCCTGACCCGTGGCACACCTACAAGGACATAGAGAACCTCCGGCGCGGTGAGGAGAACTTCCGCACGGTGACCCTGGCCGGGCAGCCCGCGTTCCTGGTCGACGACCGCAGCGAAAGCGGCCACCGCAACTGCAAGATCTGGGGTGCAGTTGCCTCGGGCGGATTGTTCGCGTTCGAATTCGCCGCCGATCCCGGGGCCCCGGACGATCTCTGCGCCCGGGCTACCGAGATCGCCACGGTGATCGCCGACCGTCTTCAGTAA
- a CDS encoding ABC transporter permease, whose translation MNRLRRIPIDVWFEPIIILAIGIGYLLWYRSSTFTSTEQASLAWANLQTTILAHIKLTVVATLIVVVVAIPLGIALTRPALQRFETVAVNVANIGQAAPAVGLLVLFTFWLGTGFRTAVVGLVVYAILPILQNTIVGLRQVDQRTIEASRGIGFSAARTLFQVELPLAVPVILNGVRTALVILVGTATLSTFIGATSLGTLITTGVTLFLPKLLISGAILVGLLALVIDWLGRLVELAATPRGVS comes from the coding sequence ATGAATCGGTTGCGCCGCATACCGATCGACGTCTGGTTCGAGCCGATCATCATCCTGGCCATCGGTATCGGCTACCTGCTCTGGTACCGGTCCAGCACCTTCACCTCGACCGAGCAGGCATCGCTGGCCTGGGCCAATTTGCAGACCACGATCCTCGCGCACATCAAGCTGACCGTGGTGGCCACGCTGATCGTGGTCGTGGTCGCGATTCCGCTGGGTATCGCCCTGACCCGGCCCGCGTTGCAGCGGTTCGAGACGGTCGCCGTCAATGTCGCCAATATCGGCCAGGCCGCGCCCGCGGTCGGCCTGCTCGTGCTGTTCACGTTCTGGCTGGGCACCGGATTCCGTACCGCCGTGGTCGGTCTCGTGGTGTACGCGATTCTGCCGATCCTGCAGAACACGATCGTCGGGTTGCGGCAGGTGGACCAGCGCACGATCGAGGCGTCCCGCGGCATCGGTTTCTCGGCGGCGCGCACCCTGTTCCAGGTCGAGTTGCCGCTCGCGGTCCCGGTGATTCTCAACGGCGTGCGTACCGCGCTGGTCATCCTGGTCGGCACCGCGACGCTGAGCACCTTCATCGGGGCGACGAGCCTCGGCACGCTGATCACCACCGGCGTCACCCTGTTCCTGCCCAAACTGCTCATCTCCGGCGCGATTCTGGTCGGTCTGCTGGCGCTGGTCATCGACTGGCTCGGCCGGCTGGTCGAATTGGCCGCGACTCCGCGAGGTGTGTCATGA
- a CDS encoding acyl-CoA desaturase, with amino-acid sequence MTTSALVSESTPPRRGADGDYARLLRRISDAGLMNRRPVYYAVRLSLVGIAFAAGWAAFVLVGDSWWTLLVAAFMAVAFAQIALVMHDVAHRQVFRLRQRTEIVGRIVGNAGIGLGYGWWQDKHTRHHANPNHEELDPDVAPDILVWSQQQARASRGLARLLGRAQAYLFFPLLLLEGVNLHVAGVRALRNRSVKQRGLEGALLFAHFAIYLAALFAVLPPDKALAFFAVHQGLFGLYMGCIFAPNHKGMPTLTGDDRPDYLRRQVLTSRNVRGGALTDIALGGLNYQIEHHLFPSMPTPNLRHAQVIVRDYCSEIGVAYHETGLIASYREALRHLHHVGAPLRNPGPEAEVPQPNH; translated from the coding sequence ATGACGACATCTGCCTTGGTCTCAGAGTCAACTCCGCCGCGGCGCGGCGCCGACGGTGATTACGCCCGCCTGTTGCGGCGGATCTCCGACGCGGGGCTGATGAACCGGCGTCCGGTCTACTACGCCGTCCGGCTCAGCCTGGTCGGGATCGCGTTCGCGGCGGGCTGGGCGGCGTTCGTCCTGGTCGGCGACTCGTGGTGGACGCTGCTGGTCGCGGCGTTCATGGCCGTCGCGTTCGCTCAGATCGCACTGGTCATGCACGATGTCGCGCATCGTCAGGTCTTCCGGCTACGGCAGCGGACGGAGATTGTCGGACGAATCGTCGGCAACGCCGGCATCGGCCTGGGCTACGGCTGGTGGCAGGACAAGCACACCCGCCATCACGCCAACCCGAACCATGAGGAACTCGATCCCGATGTCGCGCCCGACATCCTGGTCTGGTCACAGCAGCAAGCGCGGGCCAGCCGCGGTCTGGCTCGTCTCCTCGGCCGGGCGCAGGCGTATCTGTTCTTTCCCCTCTTGTTGCTGGAGGGTGTGAACCTGCATGTGGCAGGCGTGCGTGCGCTCAGAAACCGGTCGGTCAAACAGCGCGGATTGGAGGGCGCACTGCTGTTCGCCCACTTCGCCATCTACCTGGCCGCACTGTTCGCGGTGCTGCCACCCGACAAAGCCCTCGCGTTCTTCGCTGTCCACCAGGGCCTGTTCGGCCTGTACATGGGCTGCATCTTCGCCCCGAACCACAAGGGCATGCCCACCCTCACCGGCGACGACCGCCCCGACTACCTACGCCGCCAGGTGCTGACCTCCCGCAACGTGCGGGGCGGCGCGCTGACCGACATCGCCCTCGGCGGACTCAACTATCAGATCGAGCACCACTTGTTCCCGAGCATGCCGACGCCGAACCTGCGCCACGCCCAGGTGATCGTCCGCGACTACTGCTCCGAAATCGGTGTGGCGTACCACGAAACCGGGCTGATCGCCTCCTACCGCGAGGCGCTGAGGCACCTGCACCACGTCGGCGCCCCCCTCCGCAACCCAGGTCCGGAAGCCGAAGTGCCGCAACCCAATCACTGA
- a CDS encoding HD domain-containing protein, with the protein MTTIADIRIPDSTLAREATELVRDAATPLIFDHSRRVFLFGSLQGRRRGLDFDPELLYVGAMFHALGLTERYRDAEQRFEIDGADEARKFLHAHGIADDRAELVWTAIALHTTPEIPARMAPEIALVTAGVELDVLGIGYHDVSQEVRDAVVAAHPRPDFKKRILAAFTDGIAHRPASTFGNVKADVLDRFSPGYVRTDFVDVIEGSEWPE; encoded by the coding sequence ATGACAACGATCGCTGATATCCGGATCCCCGACAGCACCCTGGCTCGCGAGGCGACCGAGTTGGTCCGGGATGCCGCCACTCCCCTGATTTTCGACCACTCGCGGCGCGTATTCCTGTTCGGCTCGCTCCAGGGCCGACGTCGCGGCTTGGACTTCGATCCCGAACTGCTCTACGTCGGCGCGATGTTCCACGCTCTCGGGCTGACCGAACGTTACCGGGACGCCGAGCAGCGCTTCGAGATCGACGGCGCGGACGAGGCGCGAAAGTTCCTGCACGCCCACGGGATTGCCGACGATCGCGCCGAACTGGTGTGGACGGCCATCGCCCTGCACACCACGCCCGAGATTCCGGCCCGGATGGCTCCCGAGATCGCCCTGGTGACGGCCGGCGTGGAACTGGACGTGCTCGGCATCGGATACCACGATGTGTCGCAGGAGGTGCGGGACGCGGTGGTGGCAGCGCATCCACGTCCGGATTTCAAGAAACGTATCCTGGCCGCGTTCACCGACGGCATCGCGCACCGCCCGGCATCCACCTTCGGAAACGTGAAAGCCGATGTGCTGGACCGTTTCTCGCCCGGCTACGTGCGAACGGACTTCGTCGATGTCATCGAGGGTTCGGAGTGGCCCGAGTGA
- a CDS encoding TauD/TfdA family dioxygenase codes for MSVASSAESGTAVRVVKLGAHIGARIEGVRLGGDLGARTVAAIRSALHEHKVIFFQGQDHLTEDGQYEFAELLGSPTTPHPTLNATGSKSLAIDSQHGRSNVWHTDVTFVDRVPKASILRAVTLPSYGGSTTWASTVAAYDALPEPLKVLAESLRARHTNLYDYAGEGRASEANSAAYRREFESAYFETEHPVVEVHPETGERALLLGCFVKELAGLSGSESKALFQLFQHRITRLENTTRWNWSPGDVAIWDNRATQHYAIDDYDGAERRKLTRITLAGDIPVGVDGRSSVVIAGDAGYYSPVQARRAA; via the coding sequence ATGTCCGTTGCCAGCTCTGCCGAATCCGGAACCGCGGTGCGCGTGGTCAAGCTCGGCGCTCACATCGGCGCGCGAATCGAGGGGGTGCGACTCGGCGGTGACCTGGGTGCACGCACGGTCGCCGCCATTCGATCGGCGCTGCACGAGCACAAGGTGATCTTCTTCCAAGGCCAGGATCATCTGACCGAGGACGGGCAGTACGAGTTCGCGGAATTGCTCGGCAGCCCGACCACTCCGCATCCAACGCTGAACGCGACGGGGTCGAAGAGCCTGGCGATCGATTCGCAGCACGGCCGCTCGAACGTCTGGCACACCGATGTCACCTTCGTCGATCGGGTGCCGAAGGCGTCGATCCTGCGAGCGGTCACGCTGCCCAGTTACGGCGGCTCGACCACCTGGGCCTCGACGGTCGCGGCGTACGACGCGCTGCCCGAACCACTCAAAGTATTGGCCGAGAGCCTGCGCGCCCGGCACACCAACCTGTACGACTACGCCGGGGAAGGCCGCGCGTCGGAGGCGAATTCCGCGGCCTATCGGCGCGAGTTCGAATCGGCGTACTTCGAGACCGAGCATCCCGTGGTCGAGGTTCATCCCGAGACAGGGGAGCGTGCCCTGCTGCTGGGCTGCTTCGTGAAGGAACTGGCAGGGCTGTCCGGCAGCGAGTCGAAGGCGCTGTTCCAGCTGTTCCAGCACCGGATCACCCGGCTGGAGAACACCACTCGCTGGAATTGGTCGCCGGGCGACGTGGCGATCTGGGACAACCGTGCCACCCAGCATTACGCCATCGACGACTACGACGGCGCCGAGCGCCGCAAACTGACCAGGATCACGCTGGCCGGTGATATTCCGGTCGGCGTCGACGGGCGATCCAGCGTCGTGATCGCCGGTGATGCCGGGTACTACTCGCCGGTCCAGGCGCGGCGGGCGGCATAA
- a CDS encoding dihydrofolate reductase family protein — translation MTATYTFDVFSSLDGFGAASGNWTGYWGKQGPELLDHRLDLYRDEQRMVFGANTYRAFAQMLAASTEESEVRDPWVTRMINLPATVVSSTLEAPLDWPDATIASGDAVDIVAQLKKESDVPLRSHGSLSMNRALLAAGLVDRVQVTLFPVITGQTGLEPIFLGAADFDLELIENHTLDGNIQELIYRPTLHI, via the coding sequence ATGACCGCCACCTACACCTTCGACGTCTTCTCCAGCCTCGACGGCTTCGGAGCCGCCAGCGGCAACTGGACCGGCTACTGGGGCAAGCAAGGCCCTGAACTCCTCGACCACCGCCTCGACTTGTACCGCGACGAGCAGCGAATGGTCTTCGGGGCCAACACATATCGGGCGTTCGCGCAGATGCTGGCCGCGAGCACCGAGGAATCCGAAGTCCGCGACCCCTGGGTCACCCGGATGATCAACCTGCCCGCAACGGTGGTGTCCTCCACGCTGGAGGCTCCCCTCGACTGGCCCGACGCAACCATCGCGAGCGGTGACGCCGTCGACATCGTCGCCCAGCTCAAGAAGGAATCCGACGTCCCGCTGCGCTCCCACGGCAGCCTGTCGATGAACCGCGCGCTCCTGGCCGCCGGCCTGGTCGACCGCGTCCAGGTGACGCTCTTCCCCGTGATCACCGGCCAGACCGGCCTCGAACCAATCTTCCTCGGCGCAGCCGACTTCGACCTGGAGCTGATCGAAAACCACACCCTCGACGGCAACATCCAAGAACTCATCTACCGCCCCACCCTGCACATCTGA